A part of Aegilops tauschii subsp. strangulata cultivar AL8/78 chromosome 2, Aet v6.0, whole genome shotgun sequence genomic DNA contains:
- the LOC109759148 gene encoding chloroplastic import inner membrane translocase subunit HP30-2 → MEGMGQKRRPLVVMASSSTTAPQSASRGGANPLAELTDRFRSLEVGVREWMAKQPTHIEAAVTTAFGAVQGGALGGLMGTFAPEGGAGLPVPQPPPGLDPKAMATFKQAQALAGGPLVQARNFAVMTGANAGISCVMRRVRGVEDVQGSMAAAFGSGALFSIVSGMGTPNPVVNAITTGMAFAVFQGGFFIVGQKFSKTKTHNEDMNYSRARNMLSQLGLQNYEKNFKKGLLTDETLPLLNESALRDVNIPPGPRLVILEHIKREPGLTKSN, encoded by the exons ATGGAAGGGATGGGGCAGAAGAGGCGCCCGCTGGTGGTGATGGCCTCCTCGTCGACTACGGCGCCGCAGTCGGCGTCGCGGGGCGGGGCCAACCCGCTGGCCGAGCTGACCGACCGTTTCAGGTCGCTGGAGGTCGGGGTGCGCGAGTGGATGGCGAAGCAGCCCACCCACATCGAGGCCGCCGTCACCACGGCGTTTGGGGCTGTGCAGGGCGGCGCGCTCGGCGGGCTCATGGGCACGTTTGCGCCGGAAGGAGGGGCGGGGCTCCCCGTGCCGCAGCCGCCTCCCGGTCTCGACCCCAAGGCCATGGCCACCTTCAAGCAAGCGCAG GCTTTGGCAGGTGGGCCACTGGTGCAAGCTAGAAATTTTGCAGTCATGACTGGTGCAAACGCAGGCATATCTTGTGTTATGAGAAGGGTACGAGGAGTGGAGGATGTCCAGGGCAG CATGGCAGCAGCTTTTGGTTCTGGCGCTCTATTCTCCATCGTGAGTGGAATGGGAACCCCAAATCCAGTTGTTAATGCAATTACAACTGGTATGGCTTTTGCAGTATTTCAAGGTGGCTTTTTCATT GTTGGACAGAAATTCTCGAAGACGAAGACACATAATGAAGATATGAACTATTCTCGTGCAAGAAATATGTTGAGCCAATTAGGCCTCCAAAACTATGAGAAGAATTTCAAGAAGGGTCTTCTGACTGATGAAACATTGCCTCTTCTCAATGAAAG CGCACTCAGGGATGTGAATATCCCCCCTGGTCCAAGACTTGTCATACTTGAGCACATTAAGAG AGAACCTGGGTTGACGAAATCAAACTGA